In Salvelinus sp. IW2-2015 unplaced genomic scaffold, ASM291031v2 Un_scaffold1623, whole genome shotgun sequence, the DNA window CTGGGTCGAAGCCCTGCCGTAGTGGAGGAGTATCTGGCCTTCCTCAGTAACCTGGTATCTGCTCAGACGGTCTACCTCCGGGCCTGCCTCAAGATGGTGGTCTCCAACTTCATACCCAGTGAGTTCCTGTCTGTTTGCGTGGACATTCTGATAACTCAatatggctactttgaagacgtATTGTTTTTGCCTTCCTTTCCAGAGAGAGTGAAGATCTGTGAGGGAGGAGTGGACATCTCTGActcggatgatgatgatgaaagtaGGTGTTACTGTTTCATTATGGTTTGCAATGGAAAACCAAGATTGTTCAACGGACGGTCCCTGAAATGTTTCATTGAAATACACACTGCAGTAAATTCATAGTGACCTGAGAATGCGGTTGGTAAAAGGCTGCTCCACTCGTCCTTTTAGGGAAACTAGGCACACTTCTAAAGTCCTTGAAGAGTGAGGATGATAAGGGAGGTGAGGTGTAGATAAGATAATGCATGGAGACTCTAGCACTGGTGACCTTCACTGCAGGAGTCCCACCCCTTATGGTTCCTGATTTGTCAGGCTGACAGACCTCTTCATAAATCTGTTTTACTTCAATGTTACAATTAGTTTTTACTTCAAACGTTACAGAATCAATGTTCCATTACAATATAAAGGGTATAATGACACCCAGTTCACAGATCCAACTTGTTCAACGTTGGATGTTAGTTCAAAACGGCAAATCGTTTTTTCATTTGTGCACAGTTTTAaccctttctcttctttcttgaTTTGAAGACCTTCCAAGAAGTTTTGACCAGTGTCATCAGGCCCTGCAGCTGATTGGCAGATATGTCCCATCGTAAGTAGCCATAAGACAATCCTACAACATGTTGCTGGGTCATTTTCAGATCCAGGTCTGACCTTGGGAATTGTTGACCCACAATGCAAACtggtaacaaaatgtttttttcgtCCTTCTCATTTCAGCACCAGCCGTTTCCTGGTGCCCATTCTGATTGAAAACTTTCCCTTTGTGCAGAAATCTTCCAGAACCCTGGTAAGCAGTGGCTACGGTGGGTAGcctcatgtttgtttttttaattgtcAGATTGTTGTACAGTatggttgtctttctctctgcccagGAGTGTTATGTCCATAACCTCCTGCGGGTGGCGGTGTACATCCCCTCTCTACGACGAGACGTCCTGGAACTCATCATCAGTAGGATGCTCAAACTGGACGTAAGTGTGTTTGTTAAGCCACagttgctcctgtgtgtgtgttttggctttccaGTTCTTSACTGAGAAATAGGTGTTTTTTGTGTGCTAACTGTGTTGTGTTCCAGGTGAGTGCTCCtcggggagagatagaggaggtggaggagaacgcTGTGCARCAGGAGATGAAAGGAGAGSAGGAAGAGGAGGGCCTCTTTGACATGGTGACTGACTAGATCTGCTATGTTTTACATACAACAGTCACTGGTGTGATAGTTCTCCATTTCGCGACTAATGTGGTGTGAcgtttccctcatctctctctatcacacaggATGAGGATGWGTGTTCAGTGAAGTCCAGTCCAGCAGGGACCAATGTGATGGTCCACCCTGTCGCTGAGAGACTGGACACTCTCATGGTTGTGCTGCTGGCCTTCATCAAGGACATGTGCCACGTCAACGGTGAGCACAgggtcttcacacacacactcactagacataTGACAAGAAAGTGCTTACtctgctccctttctctctcatcttccacccctccatctctctccccctctactctctctctggcaGGTTGTCTGGATGTGGAGCGGACTAAGGATCTATACAAggacctggtgtgtgtgtttgataaacTTATCCTACCTACACACGCCTCCTGTCACGTCCAATACGCCCTCTTCTACCTCTGCAGCTTCAGACTGGTCAGTACTCGCAACAGTGTGCATCCGTGCGGCTTTATAGTAGTAGCATTTTATAGAACGGTTGAGTGGGTAACTCGATTGATTGGCTGTGTGTTTGACCACTCAGGCTCTGGCAGAGGCGTTTCTGGAACACCTGTGGAGGTTACTGCAGAGCCCGTCTCACCCGGCAGTACTGCGCCAATCTGCCGCTGGCTACATGGGTAGCTTCCTGGCCCGTGCCAACTTCCTGCCCGTCGCGTGAgtcacaccctctctcctcctaaatATTCAAAGTGTACTTTTGCGCTTCAGAAAGGGCTCCTTAGAGCATGTTGGGGTGTGGTTGGTTCTACGCAGCATACTCTCTGGTCCCTCCTAACTCCCTTACTAAGATTCTCTGACTGTTCTCCGTCCTGCAGTACGGTGTGTGCGTGTCTGGACCTGCTGGTCCCCTGGCTCCACCTATACATAGACAGCCAGGACTCCGGCTCCCGGGCCTACTGTGACATCACGCTACACGGGCCCTTCTACAAYGCCTGCCAGGCTGT includes these proteins:
- the LOC112071486 gene encoding RNA polymerase I-specific transcription initiation factor RRN3 — encoded protein: MEIEGRDFMNTPPLKTVRFGGNVVATLAKFKQGDTSDYELLKHQLADPDIKDAQIINWLQEFRNCVTQLSKDHEQLIYVALRLPWLGRSPAVVEEYLAFLSNLVSAQTVYLRACLKMVVSNFIPKRVKICEGGVDISDSDDDDENLPRSFDQCHQALQLIGRYVPSTSRFLVPILIENFPFVQKSSRTLECYVHNLLRVAVYIPSLRRDVLELIISRMLKLDVSAPRGEIEEVEENAVQQEMKGEZEEEGLFDMDEDXCSVKSSPAGTNVMVHPVAERLDTLMVVLLAFIKDMCHVNGCLDVERTKDLYKDLVCVFDKLILPTHASCHVQYALFYLCSFRLALAEAFLEHLWRLLQSPSHPAVLRQSAAGYMGSFLARANFLPVATVCACLDLLVPWLHLYIDSQDSGSRAYCDITLHGPFYNACQAVFYTLIFRHRSILEGDMKKGLAYLQGLNLERIVMCQLNPLKVCLPAVTNMFAAVTRKYQLVFCYTIIERNNRHVLPVVRSSVGGDCVSTNTNPLDSFFPFDPYVLKRSSKLIEPLYQVWEEPADTITTKRVRQCSDADEDDFLRGETPETKGVMGMTPGSYESHLHSPSSVGSPPISFLQRPF